GCAAAAGAATGGATGGGTATGGCTGTTTCTGCCATAGGTCTATTCATCGCAACCTACCCATCATTGGCAAACAGTCATGCCTCCTTAAGCGGCATTTTATTACTTGTTTTGGCGATGGTTTCGATGGCTGTTGGAAGTCTCGTCTTTAAAAAGGCCAATCTTCAATTGCCTAATCTTGTGATCAACGCTTGGCAGGTATTCATTGGCGGAATGATTATTATGATTCCTGCTCTCTTCCTAGAGTCTGGAAATCCGGTCAATGTGGACGCTCATCTAGTCGAATACTTGATCTGGTCCGTCTTCGGTCTCTCCATTTTTAGCATGGGTCTCTGGTTTTATTTATTGAAACAAGATGCCGTTAAAGCAAACAACTGGCTACTTTTAAATCCTGTCGCGGGCTATATCCTGGCAGCCATCATCCTGGGTGAACCGCTTACGTGGTACTCGGTCGTAGCCACCATCGTTGTGCTTTTCGGATTGTACTTGTCAGGAAATTTTCGCATCAAACAAACGAAGGGGAAAATGATAGAACAAACGGAATAATATCCTTACTTAAAAGGTAAAGCTAAAGTTTTAAGAAAATCTGATTCAATGAATAAGAGAGCTTGTTTTGATCAATCTTTTTTCAAAACAAGCTCTCTTTTTTGTTCATTTATCAATTTGGTAAAGCAATTAAAAAACTCCCGCATAATCAGGAGTTAGTTATCGTATTAAAACGCTGACTTAAAGAATCGTATAAGAAAGATAGATATCTTTTGTAATGTTCATTCTTTATTTCCGATATAACTCTTTAAGGATGTTTAATCCTTTTAATTGGTTTTCTTCATCTTGTTGTAATAGCAGCGAGTTAATTTCTAATATGATCTCATTATCTTTTTTACCTAATGACATAAAGTCAAAGAAGTCGATGTTTAGCGCTATTGTAATTTTCTCGAGGGTTTGTATAGTGAAATTGCCTTCTCCTCTTTCCAGCCTGCCTATATAGCTAAACGAGGACCCGATTTTTTCGGCAAGCTCCTCTTGAGTTAAGTTCTGGTTTTTTCTTATTTCTCGTATAGCAATTCCCAATCTCTCTGCAACCGATTTTTCCATATATGTATCGACTCCTCTTATATAAGAAGTGTAGACAAAAGATAGTTAATATTGGAGTCACTAAAAGTTTCATTATACATTAATTATTGTCCTTAAAAGTTTCATGTGTTAAATTGTAAATGTATTCAAGTATGGCATGTGATTGCAAAAGGTATTCTTTTAGCAAAGTGAGTTATTGTGTGCAATACTAACTTTAAGCATTAATTGACAGGTGTTAGACTCATTTATACTATTACTATAGAGTCATACTAAATTATGGATGTTCGGTATGCGGATATTCTTATTGGAGGTTGTTTGAATTGATACATACAACCACGATACGATCAGAATTGGATTTTCACCTGAAAAAGACGGGATTAACTATAAATCAATTTGCGGAACGATCAAAAATTAACTCAGGGACGTTAAGCACTATTATTAAGGGTGTGCGCCCCATTGCTATGCAGCAATTAGATCGAATGGTATCGGCGATGGGACTTCCCGAAGGCAGCTTTTATGAGCTGTATGCGGATGAATGTTTTGCTTATCCGCTGAATTGGCGAAGACTAAAGCCATTTTTGTACCGCTGTGCCGAACTGGATAAGCTGGAGTTAATTCAGAAGGTTGTTCGATACATGACGGATAACCTAGCTTATGTGCCGATGCTTTATGACACAGCAGAGGATTTGTTTAATCAGGGTAAAAATTCAGCTGCCTCAATTATTTACGAATCAGTAGCCGAGAGTGAGAAATATCAACATTCTGAACGGTTAGCTCTGTGCCATTATCGACTGTTTACAATCTCATTAGGTCATGACCAGGAAAAAAATCTTCGGGCAGCCACCAAATTTGAGGAATTCGTCGAACGTTTAGATGAAGTGGATCAGCTTGATGCACTAAAAGATTTGGCCAATGTATACTGCTCTCTGCGCCATTGGAGTAAGGTTGATATGTTGGCTAAAGAGATGGGACGAAAGGCAAAGATTCAATATGCTTTTAAATATGGGAAGGATGGCATTCGCTATCATCATGATAAAGAGCCCCAAAAGCCATTGTTTTTATATATCATTTATTCATATTTGATGTGTTCAGCTGTCTGTGATGAGTCTGGTGATTATGAGCAGGCATTACGATATGTGGCATTATATTCCGACTTGAGCTGGGTTAAAGAGGACTCGGAAGAAGCACTTGCGATTAAAGATAATTTTAAAATGTGGGCTATAGCGAATACATATTTATATAAGGTAATGATGGGTGATTTTGAAATTATTGCTGAATATGTGGGATTTATTGAAACAAAAGAAGATGAAATCCTGCCTGCGTTAACCAAGATTTTTCAAGCTGCTAATCGTTTTCAGTTCGATATAGATCATGTTTTACTAAAGTTTGAAGATCATATTTTATCATTAAATCAAAAGGACGACGGTACATATAATTATTTAGTAAGGGCAGAGCGATATGTGCGGTTTCAGGCCGAACTGTCACGTTATTATTTTACAAAAGGAAGATATGATGAGGGAGCTAGAAGTGCTTTAGATGGGCTTGCGTCTGCTATTAAAATTCGCAATGAAAATGCGACACTGCAATGTGTAAAATTATTTGAACAATTCAGACATGGAGTATCTGATGAAGATCAGCAACGTTATGACAATTTATGGGAACGGTTGGAGTATCGTGGTCTTAACGGTTGGTAATTCCATAAGGTAATTTGTTGGATATAGGAGAGTGCCTGGACTAAAAGCACATGAATGGATGATAATAAAAACCAAGCATTTACAGGGATTGCCCCCTAAATGCTTGGTTTTTTTCTGTTCATTATTTCAGCAGCTTCTCCAACTGTTCTTGCACCCAGATAGGATCATATTCATGGGTCCAGGTTGTTCCCCCCACCTCAACAAAACACAACCCCAACCCAAAAAAACAAAGAGGCTGCACCAGCGTTACTTCTATAATGGAGGTTATTAGACAGTTGAGCCAATGGCAAGTAAGTGAGGAGGGTACGCATGAAGCGGGATGAATACATGGATGGGGCAGGACTGGAGCAGGAAAGGTCGAATGCTCTTATAAGCGATAAGCTGGTAAGTGATCATGATAGTAACCGTCAGATAGCCTGGTGGAGGGAAGCACGCTTTGGGCTTTTTGTGCATTGGGGGCCTTATTCGATACTGGGCGGGATGTGGAACGGTGAACGGGTGGATGCCAATTATGCGGAGCATATCCAGTTAAGGGGAAAGATTCCGGTGACCGAGTATGCGGAGGCCGCAGCCGGGATGAACCCGGAGGCTTTCGATGCGCATGAATGGGTTGCGCTGGCCAAGCGGTCCGGAGCAAAATATGTTATCGTGACGGCCAAGCATCATGATGGGTTTGCGATGTACGATTCCAAGGTCAGCGATTATTCGATTACTCGTCATGCTAATTTTCCGAGAGATCCGATCAAGGAACTGGCAGAGGCCTGCGAAGCAGAGGGGATTCGCCTGGGAATCTATTATTCCCATGCCATGGACTGGCATCACCCGGATTCGCAGGGGAACACGCTGGATTACCCGGGGAATATCGGCGCATGGGATCAACTGGAGGAATGGATCGGAGATGACGATAAGCGGGAACGCTTCGAGCGTTACCTTCACGAGAAGGCTCTCCCTCAAGTTGAGGAGCTGCTGACCGACTATGGCCCGATTGGGTTGATGTGGTTTGATTGCGGTCATAAGATCAGCGACGAGCATGCCGTGTGGTTCTATGATCTGGTACGCCGGCTGCAGCCGGATTGCTTGATTAACAAGCGGCTGCGGGATGACCGATTTGCGGATTACGGCAATCCGCATGATAACCAGCTCCGGTTCCACCCGGTGCAGCGGGACTGGGAATCGATTCATACGCTGAATGATTCCTGGGGGTTCCGATATGACGATGACCATTGGAAGAGTCCGGACGAATTGATCGAACAGCTGCTGCGCGTGGCAGCCACAAACGGTAATCTGGTACTGAATGTCGGGCCGCTCGGAGACGGAGCGATTGACGATACATCGAGAAGTCTGCTGGAGACGGTGGGCAGCTTCTTGGAACGGAACGGCGAGGCGATATACGGCACGAGCGGCAGTCCGATTGGTACGCCACAGTGGGGTTATTGCACATGGAAGCCGGATGAGAATCTCTTGTACCTGCTGGTGAGAGAATGGCCTCAGGACGGTTTCTTGATCCTGCCTGGTCTCGCTAGCGGAGTTCAATATGCGAGGCCTATCGGAGCGAAGGCGAAGGTGGGCCACCTGCCGTTCCGAAAGCTTGGGCCGTGGGACTGGCAGATTGATGTGCGTTCGGTACCTCAGGACGCCTATGCGACTGTGGTTGAGCTGAAGCTGGATGGAGCGCTGGAGACGAATCTCACTCCGAGGTTCATATCTCAGATGGCGAATACGTTCTGGGCTTATGATGGCATTATCGAGGGCGATGGCCTGCGATACGATAATGGAAAACGTGGTCATGATGGCGTTACCGGTTGGACCGCTCCAAATGCGGCTGTTCAATGGACGTTCCGTTCAGAGGAAGAAGTGCCCGTCCAGTGCCGAGTGATCGTCACCTTGGCCGCTGGAGCGGATCAGGCAGGAGGACGTTATGAGTTGTCTCTGGATGGACAAAAGCTGACTTGTACCGCTTTCGATACGGGTGGGGACGGATGCTGGGGAGAATTTGAAATGGGTCAACTGACCATTCTCTCGGCAGGCGTACATCGTCTTGAAGTACGGGGACTATTGCTGGTTTCTGATTCATTAATGAATTTGCGCAAGGTTACGCTATTGCCAATGGAGAGGGAGTGAGGAATCAATGAAAATCGTATTTGATCCTGCACCGGTTGGAGGAGGCTTTCGAATGCCGGGATATTGGATATGGTGCGGCAGCGTTATCCAGGGTGAGGATGGCCGGTACCATATGTTTGCTTCGCGCTGGCCGAAATCATTGCCTATGCATCCCGGCTGGCTTGCGGCCTCGGAGATCGTCCGTGCGGTCTCCGACCATCCGGCCGGGCCGTATGTATACGAGGAGACGGTACTCGGGGCCAGATCCCCGGCCTATTGGGACGGATGCAGCGTGCACAACCCGCATATCGTGAAGGTTGAGGGCTCATACCTCCTCTATTACATGGGCACGACGTTTCCGTTTCCCCTACCTGAAGAAGGGGAGCCTCTGCTTCCGAATGATCCGCTCGTCGTGGCTGCCAGGGCGAACAAACGGATCGGGGTTGCGACCGCTCCTTCCATAACCGGCCCTTGGACACGGAGGGACCATCCGGTTCTGTTGCCGCGTCCGAATCATTTTGACAGCTTCTTGGTGTCTAATCCTGCCCCCTGTGTTCATGAGGACGGTTCGGTGAAGCTCATCTATAAATCTCGTCCCTATGAAGGGCATTCTTATGGCAACATGCAGTTGGGCTTGGCCTGCGCCGAATCGGTGTACGGTCCTTACACCCGTCAGCCTGAACCGCTGTTTCCCCCAGCGATTCATATTGAAGACCCCTTCATTTGGCGTACGGCACGCGGGTACGAAATGATTGCCAAGGACATGGACGGCTCCATCTGCGGGGAGCGCTATAGCGGAGTCCATGCGTGGTCAGCGAACGGGGAACAGTGGAAGATGACAACCAAACCAGGGGAACCCGTGTACTCTCGCAGAGTACGGTGGGACGATGGCACGGAACGGTTGATGGGTAACCTCGAACGCCCGTTTTTGCTTATGGAGGACGGTCGTCCGGCCTGGATGTTTGCTGCGACTTCAGACGGGAGCCGCGGGTTTTACGATTGTACGGAGACCTGGAACATGGCGATTCCGATTCGGGAGATTACGGAGAACGACGACGAATAAGAGCGATCCATATCCGACTCGAAGCATGATAAACAGCACCTGAAACGGGTGGTCGACCACCGTCGTGCGATGCGCACCCGCACCATGCATGGGGAGTGTACGCGGTGAGAAATGTCCGATTACTCAGCGGCCCATGCTCTCATGTACGGCTGCGTTTTACTTCTCCGTTCATTTCCCCCATAAGCCCTTTTGCTTACCATGGCCGGATAGACCATGATAGCAGAAGGGCTTTTTTCTCTATTCCGCCTCAAATCCCCATCTTAAACACAATCGTAAAAAAACACATCGACAAACAAATGCCGCCATTGTTGCCAAGGCCCTCCGCTTATACGATGAATACGAAGGAAAACTTACAACGGGAGGTCCTTATGGCGAACATCAACCCAAGCACGCGGCTAACACCGTCAGCGCGGAGCCGGGAATGGTTATCCAGCTTTCGCAAGTACAAGGCGATATACCTCATCTCGATTCCGGGCATCCTCTATTTTTTGGTATTTAAATATGTCCCTTTATTTGGCAGCGCCATGGCTTTTCAGGAGTACAACTTATTCAAAGGCATATGGGAAAGCCCATGGGTGGGGCTGGATCAGTTCTATCGCATGTTTCAGTACGAAGAGTTTCTGCGGATCTTCTGGAACACCCTTCTGATCGGGATGTACAGCATCGTATTTGCTTTTCCAATCCCGATCATTCTGGCCTTGCTGTTGAACGAGATTCGTCTTGTCCTGTATAAGCGGGTGCTGCAAACCGTTATCTACATGCCGCACTTTCTGTCCTGGGTCATTATCGGGGGGATTGCGGTAGGCATTCTATCTCCGACCACGGGCATCATCAATCAGATCCTGATGTGGGTGGGACTCGAACCGATTTACTTCCTTGGCGAGGAAGGCTATATTCGCAGCATTCTGATCGGCTCCGGCATTTGGAAGGAAGCGGGATGGGGGACGATCATTTACCTGGCGGCGCTGGCCGGGATCAATCCGGACCTGTATGAAGCTGCGCGCGTAGACGGCGCAAACCGGTGGCGCCAGACTCTGGCGATAACGATTCCGTCGATTCTGCCAACGATTATGATTCTGTTCCTGCTGAACATCGGCAATTTCCTTGATTTCGGGTTTGAGCGGGTGTTTGTGTTCCTGAATGCCTTGAACGAGAATAAGGGCGACATTCTGGATACATACATTTACCGCGTCGGTCTGCTCGGACAGCAGTACAGCTACACCACGGCCATCGGGCTGTTCAAATCTCTCATCGGGCTGCTGCTCATTGTGGGCGGAAACGCCATAAGCCGCAAAACGACCGGAAATTCCTTATACTAGGCAGGTGACCGAAAACATGATAAAACGATCAAAAGGTGAATCCGTATTCGAAATTTTCAACTTTATCTTCCTGGCCGTTGTGTCGGCTGCCATGATATTCCCGATTCTGCACGTTGCGGCACAATCGCTCAGCAGTGATGTGGCCATTTCACGGGGAGACGTTGGCCTGTGGCCGGTGGAGTTCACGCTCTCCAACTATGCGATCGTCTTGAACGATACTTCCGTATGGCGTTCCTTTCTGATCAGCGTATTCGTGACCGTCGTGGGGACCGGGATCAACCTGATCGCAACGGCCTCGCTGGCCTATCCGCTGTCGCGCAATGAATATCGGGGACGAAAAGCCATTCTCATGCTCGTGCTGGTCACTTTTATCTTCAGCGCGCCCTTGATTCCGAATTATCTGCTCATTAAATCGCTGAACATGCTGGATACGGTATGGGCCCTGATTATTCCGGGCGCGATTAGCGCGTACAACTTGTTCATTATGCGCTCGTTCTTCATGAATCTGCCGAACGAAATTATTGATTCGGCCCGGATCGACGGGTGCGGGGAGCTGCGAATCATATCGAGCATCGTGCTGCCTTTGTCCAAGCCGGTCATGGCGACGATGGGGTTGTTTTACGCCGTTGCGCATTGGAATTCATACTCGTCCGCTCTATACTATATCAATAGCCGTCAACTGTTTCCGCTCCAGGTTCGTTTGAGAGAGATCGTCATTACCGATCAGATGGGAGAGATGGACACCACGTTTGAGAATCTGGCGAACATGTCCCCGGAGGGCATCAAGATGGCCACGATTGTGATCGCTACGCTGCCGATCATCCTGGTCTATCCGTTCCTGCAGAAATATTTTATTAAGGGCATGCTCATCGGTTCGATCAAATCTTGATCGTAAAAGAACACAATCCCATAATAAGAACGCCAATACTGCATATGAGGGTTATGAGCTACGATGAAATGGATTTAACGAAAGCGCTTACCTCATGAATGAGCCACTTGTCTATTTTTGTGAAAAAGGGGAGAGGTTGATGAAAAAAAATTGGACGGTCTTACTGATCAGCGTCATGATGATGTCACTGCTCGCTGGATGCGGGGGGAAACCGGAAGAAGGAACTGTCAGTCCCAAGCCGGAAGAAACGAAGCAAGGTACAGACTCCAACAAACTGTCCTTCTCGATTTCTTTCTCTACGGGCGGCAACACCTACATTGAATCGTCACCCGATATCAATAAGGACAAATGGGTGCTGAAGCTGGAAGAGATGACAAACACAGATCTCGATATCCGCTTGATGTCCCACAAGGAATTTGATCAGAAGATGAGTCTGATGTTTGCAGGCAATGAAATCCCGGACGTTGTGGGAAATATGCGGGGAGGTCCAACAACAGGGTCCATGTCAGGCTCGGTGGAAGCCGGGGTGTTCATGCCGCTGGATGATCTCCTCAAGGAACATGCTCCGAATTTGATGAAGATGGTCACCCCGGCCGCGTGGGAAGAAGTATCCTATAACGGCAAAATCTACGGCATCCCGGCCTGGCTGGAAAATCCGTCGCGCCGCGCCACATTCATTCGCACGGATCTCATGGAGAAGGCCGGCATCAAGGAAGCGCCTAAAACCGTGGAAGAGTATCTGGATATGCTGCGTGCCTTTAAGAAGCTGGGTGTAGAGCACCCGTACCAATACCGTGAGGGCTTTAAATATGCGGATACTTTCCTTGGGGCATACGATGTGCTGCCGTTCCAGTTCATGGAGCTGAATGGGGAGGCCGTTCCGAAATTCTTCGATGTCGAGAACATGAGCAAGGCGCTCCAGACGTATAAGACGATGTACGATGAGGGTCTGATCCCGAAGGATTTCGCTTCGCTCTCTCAGGAGGATTACGGACGCAATATCAATGCCGGCAAATCCGGGATGTGGGCCTCCAACGGCGAGGGGTTGATCGGGTTCCGCACCAAACTGAAGGAAGTGGATCCTTCGATGAAGGTGGATATTTATTCATCCCCGACCGGACCGGACGGCAAGGGCGGACTCGGCTTATACAGTTCGGTATCGACCACGTACTATATCAATAACAAGGTGGGAAAAGAGAAAGCCATCGAAATCATTAAATTCCTGGATTGGATGCTGACGGAGGAAGCCGATATGTTCTTCTCCTTCGGGATTGAAGGCGAGAATTACACAATGGAGAACGGGAATATCAACTATAAATGGCCAGTGACCAAACAAGAGGTGGATGAAGCGGGCTTCCGAGCCAACCAGCTGTGGTTCGTTCATGAGCTGACCTATAATAAGAAGCAGACGGCCCTTACCGAGGATGGCCAGGACGTGATCAAGGCTTTCAGTGATGTGCTGAGCAATGAAGGCCGCGGCGGTATTACGTTCATGGCGAATCTGAACAGCTTCTCCAAGTTCCCGGATCTGGCTTCGACCGGAGATACGGGACCTAAATTCATCCTGGACAGCATGGTGAAGATGATCTACGGCAAGCAGCCGATCTCCGATTGGCCGAAGGTGCTGGAGGAATACCGTGCCAAGGGCGGGGATGAGATCATCAAGGAAGCGACGGAGCGTTGGAAGAACAAGGAGAACGTCGTAGACCGCACGAGATAATACCCAAGATAGGAAGTAGGGCATCTCCTGTTTGTTCCATATATCGTGTACAATAGATCCGATATGTAAGCGTTTAACCCAAATGAGCGAAGGATGAAAAATCAAGGTATCTGCCGGTCTTACCATCACAGGTATCCGCTGCGGATACCTTCTTGTTCCATTCGATGTTTGCCTCATACCTTATTCTTCTACATACAGGAGGCTAAAATGATATGCGGTTGCTTATTGCTGACGACGAACCTGTAATCCGAAGAGGGCTGGTCAAGATGGCGGAGACCTACCGTCTGCAGTTTGATGCCATTGACACGGCCGTGAATGGTGAGCATGCGCTCTCCCTGATCAAGGAATTCGAGCCGGATGTACTGCTGACCGATATCCGGATGCCCCGAATGGGCGGACTGGAACTGTGTCAGGAGCTTCATGAGTTGTACGGGCATATTCAAATTATCGTCATATCGGGTTATGGCGAATTCCAATATGCACAGCAATGTCTGGCTTACGGGGTGAAGCATTATCTGCTAAAGCCGGTTACCGGCGTGGTGCTGCACCAAACCTTTGACGCGATTGTGAAACACCGCAATAAAGGCATTGTCTCGCTGGCTTCCTATGTCGATTGGATTGAAAATATCGGGCAGGAGATCTGGATGCTGCAGACCGAACAGCTCGATCGGCTGTTGGTCGATTGGAGAGCGCATCTGCAAGCGGCGGGACTCAGCGTCCCACAGCTTCAGCAGCTGCTGGATGACGCGGTGGGCATGATTTTCCGTCGTCTCGTCTCGAAGGGGTATATGGAGGTTTCGGTGATTGAACCGATCGGTCACCACACGGTGCAGGAGCAGCTGTTGAACGAATTTGAGTTAAGGGTCAAGCAGATGACCGCGGATCTGGTTACGCAGCGGTGGGGGAATTTCAAGAATCCGCTGGATGAAGTGAAATCGTATATCGACACGCATCTGTCCGAGGAGATCACCCTTGAGGAAGTGGCGGAGATGGCCGGTTATACGCCGACGTATTTTAGCGCAATGTTTAAGAAGATGACGGGGGATACCTTTGTAAGGTACCGGATTCACCGGCGAATGGAGCGGGCGAAGGAGCTGCTGGCCCTGCCGCATATGCGGATCATCGACGTGGCGGCGAACGTCGGTTACGAGGATTATCCCCATTTTACGAAAATGTTCAAGAAGGTAACGGGACATACGCCGACGGAATATCGGACGATGCTGGGCTTTAACGGATGAAAAATAAACTGTACCGCAAGTTGTTTTTGTACTTTGTATCCATCATTGTGCTGACTTCCTTGTTGATCGGCATCGTTACCTACACGCGCTCATCAGCTGAGCTGGACCGCCAGCTGGACCGGCATATGTCGCAAATCGTGCAGAATGCCTTGAACCATACCGATCTGTACATTAAATCCTACGACCGTACGATGATCTCCTTATTGACCAACCGGGAATTGAAGAAATTCGTAGATTTGCCTAACCCGGCGGACCATTACGAGTACTATCACATCAGTTCCACGATCAAGGATACGGTATTCCGTCCCCTCATGGAACGGGGGCCCGAGTTGCTGACCATGTATCTCCTGTCTTATAACGGACATGCCACGTACAGCTTCGGTTCTGACTTTACGGCACCGGTATTCAGTGCAGAGGAGAAAGCAAAGCAGCTGACGGATCTCCGTAATACCACAAAAGATGAAAGCGGTCTCATGATTCACACGGAGAGTATTATACCTGGACGCAGCGGCAGTGTGGTACGCATGACGAGACTGATCAAGGGATTATCCTCCACAGCGGAAAAAGGCGTACTAGCCATGGAAGTGCGCTCCCAAGAGTTATCCTCCCTCTGGAAAGGAATTGATCTGGGCGAACGGGGATACTTCTATATCGCGGATGCCAGCGGCCATGTAGTCTATCAACCTGAGGGACTGGAGCATGAAGCCTCGTCTCCGGCCGAGGATCCGAAGCTGACGGCCGCCATCATGGGCGCAGACGAGGAATCCTTCAAATATACGACGGCCGATGGAGAGCAGAGAGTGTTCATGACGCGGATGTCTCCCTATTCCGGATGGCGTCTGGTTGCTTCGTTGCCGCTGGAGGAGTGGCGCAAACCGATAGCCAGCATTCGTTCTACGGTCTGGACGATCGGCTTGATCAGCCTCATTGCTGCTTGTCTGCTTGCTTACCGTTTCACTCGTTCCATTACCCAGCCCATCCAGACGATTATCCGCGGGATGCGCCAGACGGAGCAGGGGCGGTGGATTCCCTTGGAGCTTCCTAAACGCGAGGACGAGCTGACGGAAATGATGCAGCGGTACAATCTGATGGTGACCCGGCTGTCGGAATTAATCGAGCGGGTATACGAGACCGAACTGCAGCAGCAGAAGACGATTATCGAACGGCAGAAGGCCGAGTTCCAGGCGCTTCAGCTCCAGATCAATCCGCATTTCATGTACAACACGCTGGAGACCATCGTGTGTTATGCCGAGGTTGAAGGCTCATCGGAGATTACCGAAATGGTGTCCTCTCTTGGCTTTATGATGCGGTACTCCTTGCTGACGTCGCTGGAGGAGATCACGGTCGCGAATGAGCTCAAGCACGTTTTGAACTACATGACGATCATGAAGCATCGGCACGATCTGGAATTTGATCTGCGGGTTGAGGTTCCCCATGAGCTGCTCCTGTACAAAATGGTGCGGTTGACGCTCCAGCCTTTAATTGAAAATGCATTCCAGCATGCCTTTCCGGACGGCATCGAAGCATTGCAGTACATCATTATCGCTGCCGGGTGCGACGATGATTCCTTCTGGGTCAGCGTGAGGGATAACGGCATCGGCATGACCGATGAACAGCTGCGCGAGGTTGCGGCACGGCTGTCCTACGAGTACGATCATGTGAATCATGTGCCTGAGTCCTCCCTGAACCTTAGCGGTACCGGAGGTATCG
Above is a window of Paenibacillus sp. FSL K6-1330 DNA encoding:
- a CDS encoding helix-turn-helix transcriptional regulator, encoding MEKSVAERLGIAIREIRKNQNLTQEELAEKIGSSFSYIGRLERGEGNFTIQTLEKITIALNIDFFDFMSLGKKDNEIILEINSLLLQQDEENQLKGLNILKELYRK
- a CDS encoding glycoside hydrolase family protein; translation: MKIVFDPAPVGGGFRMPGYWIWCGSVIQGEDGRYHMFASRWPKSLPMHPGWLAASEIVRAVSDHPAGPYVYEETVLGARSPAYWDGCSVHNPHIVKVEGSYLLYYMGTTFPFPLPEEGEPLLPNDPLVVAARANKRIGVATAPSITGPWTRRDHPVLLPRPNHFDSFLVSNPAPCVHEDGSVKLIYKSRPYEGHSYGNMQLGLACAESVYGPYTRQPEPLFPPAIHIEDPFIWRTARGYEMIAKDMDGSICGERYSGVHAWSANGEQWKMTTKPGEPVYSRRVRWDDGTERLMGNLERPFLLMEDGRPAWMFAATSDGSRGFYDCTETWNMAIPIREITENDDE
- a CDS encoding alpha-L-fucosidase yields the protein MKRDEYMDGAGLEQERSNALISDKLVSDHDSNRQIAWWREARFGLFVHWGPYSILGGMWNGERVDANYAEHIQLRGKIPVTEYAEAAAGMNPEAFDAHEWVALAKRSGAKYVIVTAKHHDGFAMYDSKVSDYSITRHANFPRDPIKELAEACEAEGIRLGIYYSHAMDWHHPDSQGNTLDYPGNIGAWDQLEEWIGDDDKRERFERYLHEKALPQVEELLTDYGPIGLMWFDCGHKISDEHAVWFYDLVRRLQPDCLINKRLRDDRFADYGNPHDNQLRFHPVQRDWESIHTLNDSWGFRYDDDHWKSPDELIEQLLRVAATNGNLVLNVGPLGDGAIDDTSRSLLETVGSFLERNGEAIYGTSGSPIGTPQWGYCTWKPDENLLYLLVREWPQDGFLILPGLASGVQYARPIGAKAKVGHLPFRKLGPWDWQIDVRSVPQDAYATVVELKLDGALETNLTPRFISQMANTFWAYDGIIEGDGLRYDNGKRGHDGVTGWTAPNAAVQWTFRSEEEVPVQCRVIVTLAAGADQAGGRYELSLDGQKLTCTAFDTGGDGCWGEFEMGQLTILSAGVHRLEVRGLLLVSDSLMNLRKVTLLPMERE
- a CDS encoding DMT family transporter; its protein translation is MNLKGLFIGLLFTVLYASGAIIMKIGLLSASPLTLATLRFLIAGVLLLVFIYGFRKGKYPLPNKREWGVLLLLGLLNTSLFVGLGNLALRTISAGIFNLFLPINPFVFALFSLIFMGKNIRAKEWMGMAVSAIGLFIATYPSLANSHASLSGILLLVLAMVSMAVGSLVFKKANLQLPNLVINAWQVFIGGMIIMIPALFLESGNPVNVDAHLVEYLIWSVFGLSIFSMGLWFYLLKQDAVKANNWLLLNPVAGYILAAIILGEPLTWYSVVATIVVLFGLYLSGNFRIKQTKGKMIEQTE
- a CDS encoding helix-turn-helix transcriptional regulator is translated as MIHTTTIRSELDFHLKKTGLTINQFAERSKINSGTLSTIIKGVRPIAMQQLDRMVSAMGLPEGSFYELYADECFAYPLNWRRLKPFLYRCAELDKLELIQKVVRYMTDNLAYVPMLYDTAEDLFNQGKNSAASIIYESVAESEKYQHSERLALCHYRLFTISLGHDQEKNLRAATKFEEFVERLDEVDQLDALKDLANVYCSLRHWSKVDMLAKEMGRKAKIQYAFKYGKDGIRYHHDKEPQKPLFLYIIYSYLMCSAVCDESGDYEQALRYVALYSDLSWVKEDSEEALAIKDNFKMWAIANTYLYKVMMGDFEIIAEYVGFIETKEDEILPALTKIFQAANRFQFDIDHVLLKFEDHILSLNQKDDGTYNYLVRAERYVRFQAELSRYYFTKGRYDEGARSALDGLASAIKIRNENATLQCVKLFEQFRHGVSDEDQQRYDNLWERLEYRGLNGW
- a CDS encoding carbohydrate ABC transporter permease, whose product is MIKRSKGESVFEIFNFIFLAVVSAAMIFPILHVAAQSLSSDVAISRGDVGLWPVEFTLSNYAIVLNDTSVWRSFLISVFVTVVGTGINLIATASLAYPLSRNEYRGRKAILMLVLVTFIFSAPLIPNYLLIKSLNMLDTVWALIIPGAISAYNLFIMRSFFMNLPNEIIDSARIDGCGELRIISSIVLPLSKPVMATMGLFYAVAHWNSYSSALYYINSRQLFPLQVRLREIVITDQMGEMDTTFENLANMSPEGIKMATIVIATLPIILVYPFLQKYFIKGMLIGSIKS
- a CDS encoding ABC transporter permease subunit translates to MANINPSTRLTPSARSREWLSSFRKYKAIYLISIPGILYFLVFKYVPLFGSAMAFQEYNLFKGIWESPWVGLDQFYRMFQYEEFLRIFWNTLLIGMYSIVFAFPIPIILALLLNEIRLVLYKRVLQTVIYMPHFLSWVIIGGIAVGILSPTTGIINQILMWVGLEPIYFLGEEGYIRSILIGSGIWKEAGWGTIIYLAALAGINPDLYEAARVDGANRWRQTLAITIPSILPTIMILFLLNIGNFLDFGFERVFVFLNALNENKGDILDTYIYRVGLLGQQYSYTTAIGLFKSLIGLLLIVGGNAISRKTTGNSLY